In a genomic window of Terriglobia bacterium:
- a CDS encoding cytochrome c, with protein MKTCLLIAMSLALACCARTKPESAPQPKAFGTAITIVSGDKQLGTTGTALPQSLVVQINDAEGNAVTGAPVSIQGANGASATPAVGLTDDSGQFTSTISMGETSGRYRITATSHDRAGKPLTIQTEEIALGYQQTWGRELSATYCDRCHNPESTPERVSNYDNLSTKPHPFTEGAALNKLSDADLTAIITHGGPALNNSPEMPPYGYTLSNVEIQALIAYIRTLADPPYQDAKRSMPTSLPSQRS; from the coding sequence ATGAAGACGTGCCTATTGATTGCAATGAGCTTGGCTCTGGCTTGCTGCGCCCGAACAAAACCAGAAAGTGCACCGCAGCCGAAGGCATTCGGTACCGCCATCACCATCGTGAGCGGTGACAAGCAACTCGGCACCACTGGCACCGCGTTGCCCCAGTCGCTGGTGGTGCAGATCAACGACGCTGAAGGCAACGCCGTCACGGGTGCGCCGGTCTCGATCCAGGGAGCTAACGGCGCCAGCGCAACGCCGGCGGTCGGCCTCACCGACGATAGCGGCCAATTCACGTCGACCATTAGCATGGGAGAAACTTCTGGCCGTTACCGCATCACTGCCACCAGTCACGATCGGGCAGGGAAGCCGTTGACAATACAAACCGAGGAGATCGCGCTCGGATACCAGCAAACTTGGGGGCGCGAGCTGAGCGCGACATATTGCGATCGCTGCCACAATCCGGAGTCCACGCCCGAGCGGGTTTCCAACTACGACAACCTCTCCACCAAACCGCATCCTTTCACCGAAGGCGCCGCACTGAACAAGCTTTCCGATGCGGATCTGACGGCTATCATCACCCACGGCGGCCCGGCCCTGAACAACTCTCCAGAAATGCCGCCCTACGGCTATACGCTGTCGAATGTGGAGATCCAGGCGCTGATCGCGTACATCCGCACCCTGGCCGATCCGCCGTATCAGGATGCGAAGCGATCTATGCCGACAT